A window of Flammeovirga kamogawensis genomic DNA:
TACTTTGCAGAAAATGATTTACAAGCAATCCGTGTAGACCATTGGAAAATACATTTAGCAATTAAAGATGAATGGCTAAAAAGTGCAGAAAAATTACCTGCTGGTATGATTATCAACTTAAAGCTGGACCCTTACGAACGTACACCAGAAACGCCCGGTCATTTTCTATGGATGAAAGAAAAAACTTGGATACTGCCAACAATTGTTCCTCCATTAAAACAATTTGGTAAAAGCATGAAAGAGTTTCCTCCTCGTCAGAAAGGAACAGGGATTGGGGCTGGAGCCATTATGAATCAGAAATAATAATTATTTGCTATATCAATACTATAAACATCTAGTTTGTATGAAAACAAGAACATTATATACCCTACCGATACTTTTCATTTCACTATTTTTTGGATGTAATACCTCGCAAAATAGTCCAGAAAAAGTATCCGAAAATTTATCCTTAGAAGAACAAGTAATATATCAGCGTGCTTTTGAAGCAATAGTATGGGGAATGCCAGCCACTGCTATTTATAGATTACGTGAAGGTTTTTTAGAGTTACCAGAAGTTGATAATAATGTAATTGTTGCCTACTCAAAACCAGCATTATCAAAACATAAAGCAATTACGGCCAATACAGCAACTCCTTATATTACTGCTTATACCGATTTACGTGAAGGACCTGTGGTATTAGATATTCCTGCAGTAAGCAATAAAGCTAGTTTATATGGTCAAGTTGTAGATGCATGGCAATCAACAATTGCAGGTGTTGGTCCATCAGGAGCTGATAAAGGTAAAGGAGGAAAATACCTTTTTCTACCTCCTAATTATGATGGTGATGTTCCTCAAGGATATTTCGTTGTTCAATCAACAACTTATCGTCTTGCTTTAGTATTTCGATCAATAAGAGGAAAAAATGCTACAGATAAGGATGCCTATGATTATACACAACAAATGAAGATGTATTATTTATCAGAAGGTGAACAACCTACAAAATTTGTTGATGGTATTCCTTTTCCCTTGCAATCATTACCTCGTTATGATTACCATGCACTTGAAGACATTCATGCCATATTTAGTGTTGAACCAGTTTTAGAGAGAGACAAAGTAATGATGGGGATGTTGGCTACAATAGGTATTAAACCAAATAAACCATTTAACCCTGACAAAAAGACAAAGGCAATATTTAATAAAGCTGCTAAAGATGCTTATGATTACATGCACCAATTGGTAAAAAAACATCATGAAGATGGGTTATATTGGGAAGATCGACAATGGAGTTTTGTTATGCGTACAGATGATGCTGATGGATTCGATTTTGTTTCTGATACACAAATTGAAATTGATAAAAGAGCTGCTGCTTGGAGTTTTTTCACCTTATACCCTCAAAAATTAGGGAAGCACCCTGCTACGGTTTATTTAGCTCCAACTGCAGATGCTAACGGTAATACTTTAGAAGCTGGAAAGCTTTACAAAATCAATGTTCCTAAAAATATACCTGCAAAACAGTTTTGGTCCATTACCGTATATGACGATTCAACCTGGGCATTTATTAATAATCCACTTGGACGTTCTGGGCTTGGTCAATTTAATTTACCAGATATGGAAGTAAATCTAGATGGTAGTATTGACATATATGTTGGTCCTGATGCTCCAAAAGGAGTTGTATCAAACTGGATACCAACATCTGGTAAAAAACCATATATCTGGCTAAGGTTATACGGCCCAAAAGATACATTTTGGGAAAAGTCATTTGTTATGCCAGATGTAGAGTTGGTGCAGTAATAATGCTATAGTTTATATATTTTATTTAAAATATAAATTACCACAACTCATTAAAAATAAAGAGATTAATCATATTAATTGATAAACAAAAAGAGCACGACCATTTATTTGATCGTGCTCTTAATTATATATTTAAAATCTGATATATACCGTTGATATTATTTATTATCAACTACTTTTTTTATACCAGGCATAGTCCATGTTTTATTTAAAACCTCTTCTTTTGGCCAATACATTCTGAATGTCAACTCAAAATCTACCCCCTCTTTTGTTGAAGGTAACCAATTCTTTTCATGCCCTTTAGGAGCATCTTTTTGAATATAAATATCTAATGATCCATCTTTATTGTAGACCATATCTTTTTTATCTCCAAGATTGTATCTATCAATTGAATTTTCTACTAAAAATCCAGTTTTATCATACATTGTAATTGACCAAAAGCCTTCTACAGGAGGTAATTTATCTGCAGCAAAATGAAGAATATATTTATTCGAACCATTTAATAAATTGCCGTCAACATCAACTGCCGTATTTGGATAAACTGCATCTTCTCCTAAATTAGCACCAAAACCTATTTTAGTAACATAAGCTCTAAAAGCATAATTAGTACCGTATTTACCTAAACCAGTTGTTGTTACAAACCAACCGTTTTGTAAACTTTCTGCTTTTGGTCTTGCCGTAATTTGTTTAAAAATAGCCTGTGCTTTTGCAGGAATTTCCTGAATTGTAGCTTGCTCTTCAGCTGTAAATTGAGATAAATCAAATGTGCCGCCAGCAGTAATTCCAACTTCTTTAAGTTGTGTAATAAAATCTGTATCTGCTGCTAAAGGAGGGTTAGAAACCATTAATGCCATCATCTTATTAAAATAATCTGTAACATTAAGATTGTCTACAACTTGCATTGGCACAAAATTATTTTCCTCTTTAAAATTTCCTTCTGGAACTTTGTAATTTTTATTATTTCGTTCAGATAATGGACGGACAATTATTTTATTTGCAAAGTTTTTTACTTCTTTTTTACCGTCTTTATCGTCAGTTACTTGAACTCTACCTAATAACCAGTTTAAATTCGTTTCCGATTTAATTATTGTAACATCCTTAGGTAAGTCTCCGGTATAATTTGGCCCAACTAAAACTATATTTAACTCTCCTTGTCCAGTTGTTCTAGAACCTAAAGTAGAAATTACATCTGTATAGGCATTTAAAACAGGAATAAGGTAATATCGTTTTGTTGCTGGAATTTGAATAAATAAGGGTTCTTCAGATAAATCTGCATAAACTATATTATAATATGTATCTAAATTAGGCCTTACAACTCCTTTAAAATCAGCTTTAGGAAAAGGATATAAACATGCCAATTGGTTTATTGGTGCTTTGCCTTTAAAATGATTAGATGTTACAATGTTGGTTGATACCTTAAATGTTTCACCCATTGTCAATAGTGGGTAACCATAAAAATAGGCCTGTGTAAGCAATTCTATTTTCTGATCTACACTTTTATTAGTAGTATGTTGGTTATCCTGAGCCATTGATTTTGTAATAAAACTTGATAAAAGGAGTGTGATTAAAAAGGTTAATTTATTTTTCATAACTGAATCATTATAGTTAAAATCCTTATTTACACTATTATAAAACGATAATATTGAAAAATAAATTATCAGATTATTTTATAAAAACATCAGATTATAACATTAAGTTCTAAACTGCAGTTGGAATTTTTTAGGAGTAATATCAAATTCTTTTTTAAATAAAGATGAAAAATGACTCATACTAGAAAAGCCTAAGTCTGCAGAAATCATAAAGATGGATTTATCTCCCTTCATTAATGCTTTTTTTGCTTGTTCTAAACGTACTTGTTGTTGAAATTGATAAACGGGTAACCCAAATGCTTTTTTAAATTGAGATCTGAGACTACTAACACTAATTCCACATTCTTTTGCTAGAAAATCTATTTCTAACGGTATACCTTCCGTTTCAGAAATCATATACCTGGCCTTCATTAATAATTTAATATTTAATGAATTCCCCTCTTCTTCTTTTATCTTTTCTCTCTGAGATAAACTTTCAATTAATAAATGAAAAATATAGAAGCTACAAGCAAACAATAATTCTTGTTTATAAAGAGAATGTTGAATCTCAAACATTCTATAGAAAGACCCCTTCATTAATGGTGTCATTTCTTCAAAAACAGTATATACTTGTTCTGGGTTACATAAAGATTTTAAAGAAGGTGCTCTTTCTATTAACTTATAAAAGTAGTTATACTCTACTCTTAACATTACAAGTTGGATTCTTCTGTTAACTGATAACTCCCAAGCTAGATTTTCTTTATTATTAGAAAGTAAAACACCATTTAATGCTTCATTAATTCTTCCTCCAAGAAATATACTAGAGGCATCTCCAAAAATTATTGGAAGGTATTTATCTTCATCTTCAAAAATAAAAGGTTCTCCTGTTAGCTTTTGATGCAAAAAGATATCTATTCTAATAAACTTAGTTCTAGAAGTAAGCTCATAAGCCTCTATAAAGCCATTGCCCAATTCATTATCAAACTTAAGAACAGTTTCATCTACCTCACCTTGAAGGGTCTGGTTCCAATAATGTAATAATTTTTCCATTGTATTCTTTTTCTTTGAATAAGATACTCAAATTCAAGGAAAAATTATGAATATATATTTCAGTTATTTATAACTTTTTGATTTAAATATATATACCCCATCCACAGGTTATTTTCTCGTCTGCGATTGTACCTGCTAACAGGAAATTTTTCAGGCTCTTTAAATTGGTTTAAATCAATTGATCCAGAAAATGGAGGAGAATAAAGTATTGTATCTGAATTTTTTATTTTGAGTCGTAATTTTGTTTTAAAATCACCTTTATAAACTGGGATATTAAAATAGGCATACTGATTTGGAATCATAGTATAAAAATAATAACTATTTCCGCACCAACTGTTTACCCAATACTCTATAGGCCGCCAATTTCCATTTTCATCTTGTGCTTCTTGAATAGCCATTGATTCACCATCTTGTAATTCTATATGTAGTAAACTATCAGTCAGGTTCGCTACCCAAACTCTGTATCCTTTTACTATTTGAGGGCCTTTTTTTGTACTTCTCTCAGGATAAATTTGTTTATACACTCCATCCACTAACTCTATATTGGGCAGTCTTAATGTATGCCAGTTATTACAATTATAATTTACAAAAGAAGTAGTATCTACGTAAATAAATGGATGTGTAGAATATACATTCTCAACATAAAATTCTTCATCGTTTTCTAAATTATTTAGACTATCAACTTTGCTAATATACTCTCTCCTTACTTCTTCTTTAAGAAGACTCT
This region includes:
- a CDS encoding helix-turn-helix transcriptional regulator — protein: MEKLLHYWNQTLQGEVDETVLKFDNELGNGFIEAYELTSRTKFIRIDIFLHQKLTGEPFIFEDEDKYLPIIFGDASSIFLGGRINEALNGVLLSNNKENLAWELSVNRRIQLVMLRVEYNYFYKLIERAPSLKSLCNPEQVYTVFEEMTPLMKGSFYRMFEIQHSLYKQELLFACSFYIFHLLIESLSQREKIKEEEGNSLNIKLLMKARYMISETEGIPLEIDFLAKECGISVSSLRSQFKKAFGLPVYQFQQQVRLEQAKKALMKGDKSIFMISADLGFSSMSHFSSLFKKEFDITPKKFQLQFRT
- a CDS encoding DUF1254 domain-containing protein, translated to MKTRTLYTLPILFISLFFGCNTSQNSPEKVSENLSLEEQVIYQRAFEAIVWGMPATAIYRLREGFLELPEVDNNVIVAYSKPALSKHKAITANTATPYITAYTDLREGPVVLDIPAVSNKASLYGQVVDAWQSTIAGVGPSGADKGKGGKYLFLPPNYDGDVPQGYFVVQSTTYRLALVFRSIRGKNATDKDAYDYTQQMKMYYLSEGEQPTKFVDGIPFPLQSLPRYDYHALEDIHAIFSVEPVLERDKVMMGMLATIGIKPNKPFNPDKKTKAIFNKAAKDAYDYMHQLVKKHHEDGLYWEDRQWSFVMRTDDADGFDFVSDTQIEIDKRAAAWSFFTLYPQKLGKHPATVYLAPTADANGNTLEAGKLYKINVPKNIPAKQFWSITVYDDSTWAFINNPLGRSGLGQFNLPDMEVNLDGSIDIYVGPDAPKGVVSNWIPTSGKKPYIWLRLYGPKDTFWEKSFVMPDVELVQ
- a CDS encoding DUF1254 domain-containing protein, translating into MKNKLTFLITLLLSSFITKSMAQDNQHTTNKSVDQKIELLTQAYFYGYPLLTMGETFKVSTNIVTSNHFKGKAPINQLACLYPFPKADFKGVVRPNLDTYYNIVYADLSEEPLFIQIPATKRYYLIPVLNAYTDVISTLGSRTTGQGELNIVLVGPNYTGDLPKDVTIIKSETNLNWLLGRVQVTDDKDGKKEVKNFANKIIVRPLSERNNKNYKVPEGNFKEENNFVPMQVVDNLNVTDYFNKMMALMVSNPPLAADTDFITQLKEVGITAGGTFDLSQFTAEEQATIQEIPAKAQAIFKQITARPKAESLQNGWFVTTTGLGKYGTNYAFRAYVTKIGFGANLGEDAVYPNTAVDVDGNLLNGSNKYILHFAADKLPPVEGFWSITMYDKTGFLVENSIDRYNLGDKKDMVYNKDGSLDIYIQKDAPKGHEKNWLPSTKEGVDFELTFRMYWPKEEVLNKTWTMPGIKKVVDNK